Proteins from a genomic interval of Rosa chinensis cultivar Old Blush chromosome 2, RchiOBHm-V2, whole genome shotgun sequence:
- the LOC112184761 gene encoding uncharacterized protein LOC112184761: MRMLAYGITADFCDDYLDIAKSTAIEILEHFITAIWNVYHETYLRRPTPADLRRLLEKAAERGFPGMVGSLDCSLNDINILGCSPLFNDVCLGETAEVNYQVCNRHYRQCYYLVDGIDPKWGSFVQAIRNPRMPQTQHFTRMQEAYRKDVERAFGILQARWAIIRGPARGWSKENLQYIMMTCIILHNMIVEDKHDEDAAEPFDPDDISTRPKKAEIYDRPIIPTNVHRNPHQLNQFLRRHREVRCPVMNKNLQDVLVDHLWTMKLQAD; encoded by the exons ATGAGAATGCTCGCGTATGGCATCACAGCTGATTTCTGCGATGATTACCTAGATATTGCGAAGAGCACTGCCATTGAGATTTTGGAGCACTTCATAACAGCAATCTGGAATGTGTACCATGAGACTTACCTCCGCCGACCAACACCAGCGGATTTGCGACGGCTGCTGGAGAAAGCTGCAGAACGGGGATTCCCGGGGATGGTGGGTAGCCTTGATT GTTCCCTGAATGATATTAACATTCTTGGATGTTCACCATTGTTCAATGACGTATGCCTTGGTGAAACCGCTGAAGTAAACTACCAGGTATGTAATAGGCATTATCGTCAATGTTATTACCTAGTTGATGGCATAGACCCTAAGTGGGGGTCATTTGTACAAGCAATCCGAAACCCGAGGATGCCGCAGACACAACACTTCACAAGGATGCAGGAAGCATACAGAAAAGACGTGGAGAGAGCATTTGGTATTCTCCAAGCTCGTTGGGCAATCATAAGAGGACCAGCTCGTGGGTGGAGTAAGGAGAACCTTCAATACATCATGATGACGTGTATTATCTTGCACAATATGATTGTTGAAGACAAGCATGATGAAGATGCAGCAGAGCCATTTGATCCGGATGATATCTCAACTAGACCCAAGAAAGCAGAGATATATGACAGACCAATAATTCCCACCAATGTTCATCGCAATCCGCATCAACTAAATCAATTCTTGCGTCGTCATAGGGAGGTTAGATGTCCAGTGATGAATAAAAACCTCCAAGACGTTCTAGTCGATCATCTATGGACCATGAAGCTACAAGCTGATTAG
- the LOC112184762 gene encoding uncharacterized mitochondrial protein AtMg00810-like gives MDVKNAFLLGILNEEVYMTQPGGFEDASQHHLVWKLHKSLYGLKQAPRAWNERFTNFLPSLGFKCSYADPSLFVKTSGSSIVYLLLYVDDIILTGNSEALISELKLALQTEFEMKDLGKLHFFLGLEISYTPDSLFLSQHKYATELIHKAGLDDCHTHRTPCQSGIKLYKDGSSPLSSHDIPYFRSLVGCLQYLTFIRPDIAYSVNYVCQFLHSPTEAHLLATKRILRYVKGTLHHGIYFRRGSLHSPQYTLQAYCDADWAGDPNDRKSTTGFVILLNGSPISWCSKKQTTVSRSSTEAEYRSMADTISEL, from the coding sequence atggatgtcaaaaatgCTTTTCTTCTTGGCATTCTTAATGAGGAGGTTTATATGACTCAACCTGGAGGTTTTGAAGACGCTTCTCAACATCATCTTGTGTGGAAACTACATAAATCTTTATATGGATTAAAGCAGGCACCTAGGGCCTGGAATGAAAGGTTCACCAATTTCCTCCCAAGTTTAGGCTTTAAGTGTTCTTATGCTGATCCATCTTTATTTGTTAAAACATCTGGCAGTTCCATAGTTTATCTGcttctctatgtggatgatattatTCTTACTGGTAATAGTGAAGCTCTTATTTCAGAACTCAAGTTAGCATTGCAgactgagtttgagatgaaagacttGGGGAAGCTACATTTTTtccttggtcttgaaatctcaTATACTCCTGATAGTCTCTTTTTATCCCAACATAAGTATGCTACTGAGTTAATTCATAAGGCCGGTTTGGATGATTGTCATACACATCGTACTCCTTGTCAGTCTGGGATCAAGTTGTATAAGGATGGTAGTTCTCCTTTGTCCTCTCATGATATTCCCTATTTCAGAAGCTTGGTTGGCTGTTTGCAATATCTTACTTTCATTAGACCTGATATTGCCTACAGTGTGAATTATGTTTGTCAATTCCTTCATTCCCCAACAGAAGCTCATCTCTTGGCTACTAAAAGGATTCTTCGTTATGTTAAGGGAACTCTTCATCATGGCATCTATTTCAGGAGGGGTTCTTTGCATTCACCGCAGTACACACTTCAAGCTTATTGTGATGCAGACTGGGCGGGTGACCCCAATGATAGGAAATCCACCACAGGGTTTGTTATTCTACTCAATGGCTCACCAATCTCTTGGTGTAGTAAGAAGCAAACAACTGTGTCTCGTTCTTCTACTGAAGCTGAGTACCGAAGTATGGCTGACACAATCTCTGAGCTTTAG